Genomic DNA from Primulina eburnea isolate SZY01 unplaced genomic scaffold, ASM2296580v1 ctg809, whole genome shotgun sequence:
tgaagaaggaGCAGAAACAGCGGAAAGCAGAGATGGGCGAAGGACAAAAATGTAAATCATATGCACACATTGAAGCAGCGGAGCGTGTCAAGGCCGAGGGAATGTGCATTTCTGTCCAGAACCCTTTTGGGCATATACCAGGCATTGAAATTGGCGACACTTTTCGATTCAGGGCTCAACTTGTTGTTGTTGGCCTACACCGCCAGATGGTGAGTGGAATAGGTTACGTGACCATTGGAGGTGAAAAGTTTGCTACCTGTGTCGTGGATTCAGGCCGTTACGAGAATGAGGCTAAAACAAATGATTCTTTGATATATTCGGGTCAAGGCGGGaatccaaagtttgtcgagaaagctgctgatcagAAGCTCACAAGGGGAAATCTTGCTATGGCGAATAGCATGGACATGGGATATCCGGTAAGAGTCATTCGTAAAAGAAAGAGTGGGATGAGATCTTATGGTTTTGCCAATTCTAATGACTCAAAGTATTTATTTGTATATGATGGACTTTATGCGGTAACTAAGTATTGGCAAGAAAGAGATCAAAATGGTAGTTTGGtgttcaaatttgaattaattagaATGCCAGACCAACCGAGACCTCGTCAAACTGTTGCTAAGCCTGGAAAATTGTTACCTCGCAAAGAAATTTGTGTTACGAATGATGTATCCCAAGGACTGGAGACTCTTAAGATTCGGGCTATGAATGGAATAGACGATCTTAGGCCCCCACCTTTCTCATACATAAACAATATTATTTATCCGAATTGGTATAGGCGCGTGGAACCTATTGGTTGCAACTGCCTAAATGGTTGTTCGGATTCCCGTCAATGTTCATGTGTTGTAAGGAATGGAGGAGAGATTCCATTCAATGAAAAGGGTTCAATTGTTAGATCAAGAACCATAGTTTATGAGTGTGGCCCGAATTGCAAATGCCCGCCTTCATGTATGAATAGAGTCAGCCAACGTCCCCCTAGAATCCAGTTGGAGATTTTTAAGACCAAAGAAAGAGGGTGGGGAGTAAGAACACGAGACTACGTGACATCCGGTAGTTTCATATGCGAATATATCGGAGAGTTGCTACGAGACAAGGAAGCCGAACAAAGAATTGGCCATGACGAATACCTCTTTGATATTGGCGATGGTTATGACGAAGATGGAGAATCCAAAGGCCTTGATGGTTCAAGAAACATCGATGCATTTGCTATCGATGCTTGTAAGTTTGGGAACGTCAGTAGATTTATTAACCATAGTTGTTCTCCTAACATGTATGCTCAAGATGTTCTTTATGATCACCATGACAAGAAAATGCCACACGTAATGTTTTTTGCAACCAGGAACATCCCTGCTCTACGCGAGCTTACATATAATTACAATTATATGATAGATCGAGTTTGCGATGCAAACGGAGATATTAAAAAGAAGCATTGCTTTTGTGGTTCACGCAATTGCAATGGGAGAATGTATTAGGAAAAGGTTGCTTGGGAGTTGGGTCTATGTCTCTGTTTTTCTTAGAGAAATATTTGTCTTCATCGTACTAATATTTCTAGTTACTCGGCTATTTATGTGATGCTTTCTTGCTGCTGTATACAAGAATATGGGTGTTTCCGTTTTGCTTTGTTTATGTTAGGAATACCAtctcttactatttattaaggttgagtaggttagagtaacttttttggtctgttttttaaaatacctaAAATATCCTTCACCCACACTCTCTACattactaattatatatattaataaagtgttaaaaaataaaaacaagtcacatgtagtttagtggataaagcctatgtttcttaatcatgaggttgtaggttcaatttttgcttgggtcttttttattcttttttaatttattttttagttcatatatcaaaattataatgtagccactcattatttcttataaatatattttgatcctcatttaaatataattcaaataaattataaaacatatCGTACAAACATGCAACGTGTGCGTCGTTGTACTAGTGTTTAGAATTGACCTGTGGTGATGGGAGTTCTGTCCCACATTTAGTAATGCTTAACTTtaatataatacatatatatatatatatatatatatatacatgtgtctttatatacatatattaccTAATATATAATAATGTTATGATCAAGATATACCGGatataaaaaaatgattatGAGTATTagaaaaaagatttttttttttcctttatcAAATACCTTCGTGATCCGGCTTATGTGCATGGTCATAAAATggggagtaggtctcttgtgagacggtctcacgaatttttatctgtgagacgagtcaactctaccgatatccacaataaaaagtaatactcttagcataaattgtagagtaggtctcatgtgagaccgtctcacggatctcaatctgtgaaacgggtcaaccctacccatatttacaataaaaagtaatacttttaacataaaaaataatactttttcatagattacccaaataaagatccgtctcacaaaatatgaccgtgagaccgtctcatataagtttttgcttaaaatgtaatattttttcattgatgacccaaaaaagagatctgtcttacaaaatacgacctgtgagactgtcccacacaaatttttgtcgaAATGGATCAggttcataataaaaaaaatcacggAATATTCGGATTTAAACGGAGTGAGTCTAATCATTGCGGTTTTCTCCTAACCGGGGGATTGAGTTATCTGGTTTTAAAGTTTTGGATAACCGATAACGAACCAACTCGTAAGCAGCTTCGCAGACTAAAGTAGCGTTTGTGTGAATTTCTAAGAAGCGCTCCTTAGAttttaaaactatgaaaatatttttgaatgtCTCTGAATGTCAGCTTCACTTTTTATAACTTTTATCTAAAAGTtataagagtgagtctcatgtgagaccgtctcacgggtcataatccgtgagacgggtcaaaccaacccatattcacaataaaaagtaatactcttagcataaaaagtaatactttttcatggatgatccaaataagagacccgtctcacaaatatgacccgtgagaccgtctcacacaagtttttgccaagttATAAATAAGAGTGTGatgttttttcttatttattttttggtaAGAGTGTAAAATACAAGTTGACGTTTATATAttacatttatttttaaataatattttgtatttttatataatttgtatttccaaatttttttatacatatttgatgtattttatataaattttatcattttttatatttatattattaatcttatatattttttcaagaattcatgttataaaaaataatttaattttgatacaatattcataatgtaataataattatataaacataTTGTTGATCATGGTGTGAGTATCAAATTTTAGATAATTAAAATAGatcaattttatattatttaaggATATGATTATCATTGACATTTGTTGATGACATATTACATGTAATATCAGTTGTtgatatgtggggacccgggctctaactcaattcttttgggatttaattgga
This window encodes:
- the LOC140822377 gene encoding histone-lysine N-methyltransferase, H3 lysine-9 specific SUVH5-like is translated as MMILFLKRTEEIVAKIGRSLSFWIRISMKLKRNKKMNPWKTLQQMKILPMSSLRIHVMVSLKNCITHQELGNLCIVKRDGPEGCKVREALMKFEEHYEALKKEQKQRKAEMGEGQKCKSYAHIEAAERVKAEGMCISVQNPFGHIPGIEIGDTFRFRAQLVVVGLHRQMVSGIGYVTIGGEKFATCVVDSGRYENEAKTNDSLIYSGQGGNPKFVEKAADQKLTRGNLAMANSMDMGYPVRVIRKRKSGMRSYGFANSNDSKYLFVYDGLYAVTKYWQERDQNGSLVFKFELIRMPDQPRPRQTVAKPGKLLPRKEICVTNDVSQGLETLKIRAMNGIDDLRPPPFSYINNIIYPNWYRRVEPIGCNCLNGCSDSRQCSCVVRNGGEIPFNEKGSIVRSRTIVYECGPNCKCPPSCMNRVSQRPPRIQLEIFKTKERGWGVRTRDYVTSGSFICEYIGELLRDKEAEQRIGHDEYLFDIGDGYDEDGESKGLDGSRNIDAFAIDACKFGNVSRFINHSCSPNMYAQDVLYDHHDKKMPHVMFFATRNIPALRELTYNYNYMIDRVCDANGDIKKKHCFCGSRNCNGRMY